A genomic window from Helicobacter pylori includes:
- the tkt gene encoding transketolase, giving the protein MQLSNADLERLKSMANTLRFLCADMIDKANSGHPGVCLGLADVMVVLSLHLNLNPTNPKWLNRDRLVFSGGHASALAYSLLHLWGFDLSLEDLKQFRQLHSKTPGHPELHHTEGIEITTGPLGQGFANAVGFSMASQYAQNLLDKETISHKVYCLCGDGDLQEGISYESASLAGHFRLDNLIVIYDSNQISIEGAINISFSEHVKMRFLAQNWEVLECDGHDYQAIHDALETAKKSTKPTLLIAHTIIGKGAIGLEGSEKTHGSPLNKEVLKQSKENACINPNESFIISPKNKMHFEEVKVRGISLEALWEKSLSPKIKEKIHALKNFDFNSINYPTFKQGESLATRVSNGMILNAIAKECEGFLGGSADLAPSNNTHLKHSSDFPLGQNLHFGIREHAMGAITNALAAYGLFVPFCATFFVFSDYLMPSMRLSALMRLKALFIFTHDSIGVGEDGATHQPIEQLSHLRALPNFYAFRPSDAFENTACMQAALNLNAPSAFILSRQNLPVLDEVSKEQVLKGAYVKHPSKNPVITLVASGSEVSLALESAKILERENIPTQVISVPCFDLLIEQDESYLKTLFKGKVLVIEASRAIEWYRFADKIICMDSFGSSAKGDKLFEKFGFSVENITNQAKRLLNACI; this is encoded by the coding sequence ATGCAATTGAGTAACGCTGATTTGGAACGATTAAAAAGCATGGCCAACACGCTTCGCTTTTTATGCGCAGACATGATAGATAAAGCCAATAGCGGGCATCCGGGCGTGTGCTTGGGGCTGGCTGATGTGATGGTGGTTTTAAGCTTGCACCTCAATCTCAACCCCACCAACCCTAAATGGCTCAATAGGGACAGGTTGGTTTTTAGCGGAGGGCATGCGAGCGCGTTAGCTTATAGCTTGTTGCATTTGTGGGGCTTTGATTTGAGCCTAGAAGATTTAAAGCAGTTCAGGCAATTGCACTCTAAAACCCCAGGACACCCCGAATTGCACCACACCGAAGGCATTGAAATCACAACAGGCCCTTTGGGGCAAGGCTTTGCTAACGCTGTGGGCTTTAGCATGGCAAGCCAATACGCTCAAAACCTTTTGGATAAAGAAACGATCTCTCATAAAGTCTATTGCTTGTGTGGGGATGGGGATTTGCAAGAAGGCATTAGCTATGAGAGCGCTTCTTTAGCCGGGCATTTTCGCCTTGATAACCTCATCGTGATTTATGATAGTAACCAAATCAGCATTGAAGGCGCTATTAATATTAGTTTTAGCGAACATGTTAAAATGCGCTTTTTAGCGCAAAATTGGGAAGTGCTAGAATGCGATGGGCATGACTATCAAGCCATTCATGACGCTTTAGAAACAGCCAAAAAATCCACCAAACCCACGCTTTTAATCGCTCACACGATTATTGGTAAGGGAGCCATTGGCTTAGAGGGGAGTGAAAAAACGCATGGCTCGCCCTTGAATAAAGAAGTGTTAAAACAATCCAAAGAAAACGCTTGCATCAATCCTAATGAAAGCTTTATAATTAGCCCCAAAAACAAAATGCATTTTGAAGAGGTGAAAGTTAGGGGTATCAGTTTAGAAGCCTTATGGGAAAAATCCTTAAGCCCTAAAATAAAAGAAAAAATCCATGCGTTAAAGAATTTTGATTTTAATAGCATTAATTACCCCACCTTTAAACAAGGCGAATCTCTAGCCACTAGGGTGAGTAACGGCATGATTTTAAACGCTATCGCTAAAGAATGCGAAGGCTTTTTAGGAGGGAGTGCGGATTTAGCCCCCTCTAATAACACGCATTTAAAACATTCTAGCGATTTCCCTTTAGGGCAGAACTTGCATTTTGGGATCAGAGAGCATGCCATGGGGGCTATCACTAACGCTTTAGCGGCGTATGGCTTGTTTGTGCCTTTTTGCGCGACCTTTTTTGTGTTCAGCGATTATTTAATGCCAAGCATGCGTTTGAGCGCTTTAATGCGATTAAAAGCCCTTTTTATTTTCACGCATGACAGCATTGGTGTGGGCGAAGACGGAGCGACACACCAGCCCATAGAGCAATTGAGCCATTTACGTGCTTTGCCCAATTTCTATGCTTTCAGGCCTAGCGATGCTTTTGAAAATACCGCTTGCATGCAAGCAGCACTCAATTTGAATGCCCCTAGCGCTTTTATTTTATCGCGCCAGAATTTACCCGTGCTAGATGAAGTCTCTAAAGAGCAGGTTTTAAAAGGGGCGTATGTTAAACACCCCTCTAAAAATCCTGTGATCACGCTCGTTGCAAGCGGGAGTGAGGTTTCTTTAGCTCTAGAGAGCGCTAAAATTTTAGAGCGAGAAAATATCCCCACTCAAGTCATCAGCGTGCCATGCTTTGATTTGTTGATAGAGCAAGATGAAAGCTATCTTAAAACGCTCTTTAAGGGTAAAGTTTTAGTCATTGAAGCGAGCCGCGCGATAGAGTGGTATCGTTTTGCGGATAAGATCATTTGCATGGATTCTTTTGGGAGTTCAGCAAAGGGCGATAAACTCTTTGAAAAATTTGGCTTTAGCGTTGAAAATATTACTAATCAAGCAAAAAGGTTACTCAACGCATGCATTTAG
- a CDS encoding bifunctional metallophosphatase/5'-nucleotidase — translation MKKLILAIFLALTLSVFAKEVKIVFLETSDIHGRLFSYDYAVGEQKPNNGLTRIATLIKKQRAENKHVILIDSGDLLQGNSAELFNDEPIHPLVRAENDLKFDIRVLGNHEFNFSKSFLEKNIKGFNGDVVNANIIKTADNKSFVKPYLIKNIDGVRVAIVGYLVPHVPTWEASTPEHFAGLEFLSAKEALKKTLKELKGKYDILIGAFHLGREDEKGGDGIPDLAKKFPQFDIIFAGHEHAVYNTKMGKVHTIEPGAYGAYLAKGVVVFDTKTKKKTITTENLSTKDVPEDEELAKKYEYVDQKSKEYANEVVGEVTKTFIDRPDFITGEAKITTMPTAALQETPIITLINKVQKYYAKADVSAAALFNFGANLKKGPFRRKDVAFIYKFTNTLIGVHITGENLLKYMEWSYRFYNQLQLGDLTISFDENIRGYNFDMFSGVKYQVDVTKPAGQRIINPTINGKPIDPKAKYKLAINNYRFGTLSALQLVTNADRYYDSYDELQDGGQIRELIIKYITEEKGAKVTPELEHNWEIVNYNFQNPLLKKLAEKLKEGSLKIPTSKDGRTLNVKSIKESEVE, via the coding sequence ATGAAAAAATTGATTTTAGCCATCTTTTTAGCGCTGACGCTTTCGGTATTTGCCAAAGAAGTGAAAATAGTGTTTTTGGAAACTTCAGACATTCATGGGCGGCTTTTTTCGTATGATTATGCCGTGGGGGAACAAAAACCCAATAATGGTTTGACAAGGATTGCGACTTTAATCAAAAAGCAAAGAGCTGAAAATAAACATGTGATTTTGATTGATAGCGGGGATTTGTTGCAGGGTAATAGTGCAGAGTTGTTTAATGATGAGCCTATCCATCCGTTAGTTCGAGCCGAAAACGATTTGAAATTTGATATTCGTGTGCTTGGCAATCACGAGTTTAATTTTAGCAAAAGTTTTTTGGAAAAGAATATTAAGGGGTTTAATGGCGATGTTGTGAATGCGAATATTATTAAAACTGCGGACAATAAGTCGTTTGTGAAGCCTTATCTTATTAAAAACATTGATGGCGTGAGGGTGGCGATCGTGGGGTATTTGGTGCCGCATGTCCCCACTTGGGAAGCCTCTACGCCTGAACATTTTGCAGGATTGGAGTTTTTGAGTGCCAAAGAAGCGTTAAAAAAGACTTTGAAAGAATTAAAAGGGAAATATGACATTTTGATTGGCGCTTTTCATTTAGGGCGAGAAGATGAGAAAGGTGGCGATGGGATACCTGATTTAGCGAAAAAATTCCCGCAATTTGACATTATTTTTGCAGGGCATGAACATGCGGTTTATAACACAAAAATGGGAAAAGTGCATACCATTGAGCCTGGAGCGTATGGGGCTTATCTTGCAAAAGGGGTGGTTGTATTTGACACCAAAACAAAGAAAAAAACTATAACGACTGAAAATTTATCCACAAAAGATGTGCCAGAAGATGAAGAATTGGCGAAAAAATATGAATACGTGGATCAAAAATCAAAAGAATACGCTAATGAAGTGGTTGGAGAAGTCACAAAAACCTTTATTGACAGGCCTGATTTTATCACAGGAGAGGCAAAAATCACCACGATGCCAACCGCCGCATTGCAAGAAACACCTATTATCACATTGATTAACAAAGTGCAAAAATATTACGCCAAAGCCGATGTTTCGGCAGCAGCCTTATTCAATTTTGGTGCAAATTTGAAAAAAGGGCCTTTTAGAAGGAAAGATGTTGCGTTCATTTACAAATTCACCAACACGCTCATTGGAGTGCATATAACGGGTGAAAATCTATTAAAATACATGGAATGGTCATATAGATTTTACAATCAGTTGCAACTAGGCGATTTGACAATCAGTTTTGATGAAAACATTCGTGGCTATAATTTTGATATGTTTTCTGGCGTGAAATATCAGGTTGATGTTACAAAACCCGCTGGACAAAGGATTATTAATCCAACAATTAACGGAAAACCCATTGATCCCAAAGCGAAATACAAATTAGCGATCAATAATTACCGATTCGGGACATTGTCGGCATTGCAATTGGTTACAAACGCTGACAGGTATTATGATTCTTACGATGAGTTGCAAGATGGCGGGCAAATACGAGAGTTGATTATCAAATACATCACTGAAGAAAAAGGCGCGAAAGTAACCCCTGAATTGGAGCATAACTGGGAAATCGTAAACTACAATTTCCAAAACCCGTTGTTGAAAAAATTGGCAGAAAAATTAAAAGAGGGAAGCCTAAAAATCCCTACCTCAAAAGACGGGAGGACTTTGAATGTCAAATCCATTAAGGAAAGTGAAGTGGAATAA
- a CDS encoding DNA translocase FtsK, which translates to MKSKKLYLALIIGVLLVFLTLSSWLGNSGLVGRFGVWFAAINKKYFGYLSFINLPYLAWVLFLLYKAKNPFTEIVLEKTLGHLLGILSLLFLQSSLLNQGEIGNSARLFLRPFIGDFGLYALIILMLVISYLILFKLPPKSVFYPYINKTQNLLKEIYQQCLQAFNLDFTPKKEDFEKTSPDFQKKETQDDKENPKESPKENSSNETLNHNTPNEESFLAIPTPYNTTLNALEPQEGLVQISSHPPTYTIYPKRNRLDDWFNPTTPPLKEPQQETKEREPTPQTFTPITPTTPTHAPSTKNGNQVENPNQKTPTNPPTKDDPQENPKKENIKENIDETPPKENMKENMKENMKENMKENMKENMKEKEPENAPNSHLTPTSAKKPVMVKELSENKEILDGLDYGEVEKPNNYELPTTQLLNAVCLKDTSLDENEIDQKIQDLLSKLRTFKIDGDIIRTYSGPIVTTFEFRPAPNVKVSRILGLSDDLAMTLCAESIRIQAPIKGKDVVGIEIPNSQSQIIYLREVLESELFQKSSSPLTLALGKDIVGNPFITDLKKLPHLLIAGTTGSGKSVGVNAMILSLLYKNPPEQLKLVMIDPKMVEFSIYADIPHLLTPIITDPKKAIGALQSVAKEMEHRYSLMSEYKVKTIDSYNEQAKNNGVEAFPYLIVVIDELADLMMTGGKEAEFPIARIAQMGRASGLHLIVATQRPSVDVVTGLIKTNLPSRVSFRVGTKIDSKVILDTDGAQSLLGRGDMLFTPPGANGLVRLHAPFATEDEIKKIVDFIKAQKEVEYDKDFLLEESRMPLDASSYQGDDMLERAKAVILEKKITSTSFLQRQLKIGYNQAATITDELEAQGFLSPRNAKGNREILQH; encoded by the coding sequence ATGAAATCTAAAAAACTTTATTTAGCTTTAATCATAGGGGTTTTATTAGTGTTTTTGACCCTATCTTCATGGCTGGGTAATAGCGGGTTAGTGGGGCGTTTTGGGGTGTGGTTTGCCGCAATCAATAAAAAATATTTTGGGTATCTTTCATTCATTAATTTACCCTATTTAGCGTGGGTTTTATTTCTTTTATACAAGGCTAAAAACCCTTTTACAGAAATCGTTTTAGAAAAAACTTTAGGGCATCTATTAGGCATTTTGTCTTTGCTTTTTTTGCAGTCTAGCCTTTTGAATCAAGGGGAAATCGGCAACAGCGCGCGTTTGTTTTTACGCCCTTTTATAGGGGATTTTGGGCTTTATGCGCTTATAATACTCATGCTAGTCATCTCTTATTTGATTTTATTCAAACTGCCCCCTAAAAGCGTTTTTTATCCTTATATCAATAAAACACAAAACCTTTTAAAAGAGATTTATCAACAATGCTTGCAGGCTTTTAACCTTGATTTTACCCCCAAAAAAGAGGATTTTGAAAAAACCTCGCCAGATTTTCAAAAAAAAGAAACCCAAGACGACAAAGAAAATCCCAAAGAAAGCCCCAAAGAAAACTCTAGCAATGAAACCTTAAACCACAACACCCCCAACGAAGAATCGTTTTTAGCGATCCCTACCCCCTATAACACGACCTTAAACGCTTTAGAGCCGCAAGAAGGCTTGGTTCAAATCTCCTCTCACCCCCCCACTTACACCATTTACCCTAAAAGAAACCGACTTGATGATTGGTTTAACCCCACTACCCCCCCTTTAAAAGAACCCCAACAAGAAACTAAAGAAAGAGAACCCACGCCCCAAACTTTTACGCCCATTACGCCTACCACACCCACGCATGCACCCAGCACAAAAAATGGCAACCAAGTAGAAAATCCTAACCAAAAAACCCCCACTAACCCCCCAACAAAAGACGATCCACAAGAAAACCCTAAAAAAGAAAACATAAAAGAAAACATAGACGAAACCCCCCCAAAAGAAAACATGAAAGAAAACATGAAAGAAAACATGAAAGAAAACATGAAAGAAAACATGAAAGAAAACATGAAAGAAAAAGAGCCAGAAAATGCCCCAAACTCTCACTTAACCCCCACAAGCGCTAAAAAACCCGTTATGGTTAAAGAATTGAGCGAAAATAAAGAAATATTAGACGGATTGGATTATGGCGAAGTGGAAAAACCCAACAATTATGAACTTCCTACCACGCAATTATTGAATGCGGTTTGTTTGAAGGACACTTCTTTAGATGAAAACGAGATCGATCAAAAAATCCAAGATCTATTGAGCAAGCTGCGCACCTTTAAAATTGATGGCGATATTATCCGCACTTATTCAGGCCCTATTGTAACCACCTTTGAATTCCGCCCAGCCCCTAATGTTAAGGTGAGCCGTATTTTAGGATTGAGCGATGATTTAGCGATGACTTTATGCGCTGAATCCATTCGCATTCAAGCCCCTATTAAAGGTAAGGATGTCGTTGGTATTGAAATCCCTAATAGCCAAAGCCAAATTATTTATTTAAGAGAAGTTTTAGAGAGCGAGTTGTTTCAAAAATCCAGCTCGCCTTTAACTCTCGCTTTAGGCAAAGACATTGTGGGTAACCCTTTCATCACGGATTTAAAAAAGCTCCCCCACTTACTCATCGCCGGCACGACAGGAAGCGGTAAGAGCGTGGGCGTGAATGCAATGATTTTATCCTTACTTTATAAAAACCCCCCTGAGCAACTCAAATTAGTGATGATCGATCCCAAAATGGTAGAATTTAGCATTTATGCAGACATTCCTCATTTACTCACGCCCATCATCACTGACCCTAAAAAAGCTATAGGGGCTTTGCAAAGCGTGGCTAAAGAAATGGAGCACCGATACTCTTTAATGAGCGAATACAAGGTTAAAACCATTGATTCTTATAATGAGCAAGCTAAAAACAATGGCGTTGAAGCGTTCCCCTATTTGATTGTAGTGATTGATGAATTAGCGGATTTGATGATGACAGGGGGCAAAGAAGCGGAGTTCCCTATCGCTAGAATCGCTCAAATGGGGCGAGCGAGCGGCTTGCACCTCATTGTAGCGACCCAACGCCCAAGCGTGGATGTCGTGACCGGTTTGATTAAAACCAACTTGCCTTCAAGGGTGAGTTTTAGGGTAGGCACTAAAATTGATTCTAAAGTGATTTTAGACACCGATGGGGCGCAAAGCTTACTAGGAAGGGGCGATATGCTCTTCACCCCCCCTGGCGCGAACGGGTTAGTGCGCTTGCATGCCCCCTTTGCCACTGAAGATGAAATCAAAAAAATCGTGGATTTTATTAAAGCCCAAAAAGAAGTAGAATACGATAAAGATTTCCTTTTAGAAGAATCGCGCATGCCTTTAGACGCATCTAGCTATCAAGGTGATGACATGCTAGAAAGGGCTAAAGCGGTGATTTTAGAAAAAAAGATCACTTCTACGAGTTTTTTACAACGACAATTAAAAATCGGCTACAACCAAGCCGCCACCATTACCGATGAATTAGAAGCTCAAGGCTTTCTATCCCCAAGAAACGCCAAAGGCAACAGAGAAATTTTACAACACTAA
- a CDS encoding PD-(D/E)XK nuclease family protein, with product MHLEKLFLEKTPLFVFSSTRRLKHFYLEQGEGFLPNAMSMGSFFEQAFYIPNKKKIPKSVSQILMIDTIKTIAKEKGSILEGLLLFENSFLGYLESTSFLFDLFDELSSACIKLNELSSKDIYLDYEKHLEILEMIYDRYIKKLEKLGFYDKIMQEKPAILKEFFEHFSSIEWHLDGFMSVFERQCLLEVAELVPITLHLSCDKYNQKFLEFLNLKLETDCNYSIDFKTQKILSQTPNDQKIEPKLYANSSYLKQSALVLQTIEEYLQKDNDPNKMAIITPNADFLPFLKLLDKNNNLNFAMGLGAKNCSYYTELVKILEDSENNDGSLSASALLDLENLTLSLLEEQSSKEQASLKETHSQIMHQYHLLEDTLKNYSFKDLLHLYLQEFEANFRLDDSSGGKIRVMDTLETRGMQFDKIVIADFNESCVPNLKDCDLFLNSALRKSLNLPTLLDKKNLQKHYYYQLFKNSKEMVLSYIESETSKASNMLLELDLNLKPIKDAYTLFATSPLKDYQEEDIKATIPKGFGFSASSLNTFLACKRRFYYHYIKRFRESSKDESNSTVGSLLHELLKEAYEKNKSPNLLKERLIQLLEKKENTTPKERLDTLVAIEKIQAFYKKEQQRFSEKITILDLEKSFETAIEGVLFKGRIDRIDKSADNEIILLDYKFKSELQLDNMSKKQRENLSPIEIAQISPDYQMAIYAYALKNLGYKEPIKAFFYDLRKGELVEEDGLYLQAKINHLVYSLIPELKEEIDFKKTSEIKNCEYCSFKDMCNRNL from the coding sequence ATGCATTTAGAAAAACTTTTTTTAGAAAAAACCCCCCTGTTTGTTTTTAGCTCCACTAGGCGTTTGAAACATTTCTATTTAGAGCAAGGCGAAGGGTTTTTGCCTAATGCGATGAGCATGGGGAGCTTTTTTGAACAGGCTTTTTACATCCCTAATAAAAAGAAAATCCCTAAAAGCGTGAGCCAAATTTTAATGATAGACACTATTAAAACGATCGCTAAAGAAAAAGGCTCTATCCTTGAAGGGCTTTTGCTTTTTGAAAACAGCTTTTTAGGGTATTTGGAAAGCACTTCTTTTTTATTTGATTTGTTTGATGAATTGAGCTCTGCTTGCATCAAACTCAACGAACTTTCTTCTAAAGACATTTACTTGGATTATGAAAAGCATTTAGAAATTTTAGAAATGATTTATGATCGCTACATCAAAAAGCTAGAAAAACTAGGCTTTTATGACAAAATCATGCAAGAAAAGCCCGCTATTTTAAAAGAATTTTTTGAGCATTTTTCCTCCATTGAATGGCATTTAGACGGCTTTATGAGTGTTTTTGAAAGGCAATGTCTGCTAGAAGTGGCGGAGTTAGTGCCTATCACTTTACACCTATCTTGCGATAAATACAATCAAAAATTTTTGGAATTTTTAAACCTCAAATTAGAGACAGATTGCAATTATTCCATTGACTTTAAAACCCAAAAAATCCTTTCTCAAACCCCTAATGATCAAAAAATAGAGCCAAAGCTTTATGCAAACTCTAGTTATTTAAAACAAAGCGCTTTAGTTTTGCAAACCATAGAAGAATATTTGCAAAAAGATAACGATCCTAATAAAATGGCGATCATCACGCCCAATGCGGATTTTTTGCCTTTTTTAAAGCTTTTAGACAAAAACAATAATTTGAATTTCGCTATGGGTTTAGGGGCTAAAAATTGCTCTTATTATACAGAGCTTGTAAAAATCTTAGAAGATTCAGAAAACAATGATGGTAGTTTGAGCGCTTCTGCTCTATTGGATTTAGAAAATCTCACGCTCTCGCTTTTAGAAGAACAAAGCTCTAAAGAACAAGCATCATTAAAAGAAACGCATTCTCAAATCATGCACCAGTATCATCTTTTAGAAGACACGCTTAAAAACTATAGTTTTAAAGATTTATTGCATTTGTATTTGCAAGAATTTGAAGCTAACTTCCGTTTAGATGATTCTAGTGGGGGTAAAATACGAGTCATGGACACTTTAGAGACAAGGGGCATGCAATTTGATAAAATTGTCATTGCGGATTTTAACGAATCTTGCGTGCCTAATCTCAAAGATTGCGATTTGTTTTTAAACTCTGCTTTAAGAAAATCGCTCAACCTCCCCACTTTATTGGATAAGAAAAATTTACAAAAACACTATTACTACCAACTCTTTAAAAACTCTAAAGAAATGGTGCTTTCTTACATAGAGAGCGAAACTTCAAAAGCCTCCAACATGCTTTTGGAATTGGATTTGAATTTAAAGCCTATCAAAGACGCTTACACGCTTTTTGCAACAAGCCCTTTAAAAGACTATCAAGAAGAAGACATCAAAGCCACTATCCCTAAAGGTTTTGGCTTTAGCGCTAGCTCATTAAACACCTTTTTAGCTTGCAAGCGCCGTTTTTACTACCACTATATCAAGCGTTTTAGAGAAAGCTCTAAAGATGAAAGTAATAGCACGGTAGGCAGTTTGCTCCATGAGTTATTGAAAGAAGCTTATGAAAAAAATAAATCCCCCAATCTCTTAAAAGAAAGGCTCATCCAGCTCTTAGAAAAAAAAGAAAACACCACCCCTAAAGAGCGTTTAGACACTTTGGTAGCGATTGAAAAAATCCAAGCTTTTTATAAAAAAGAACAACAACGCTTTAGTGAAAAAATCACCATTCTTGATCTTGAAAAAAGCTTTGAAACGGCCATTGAAGGCGTTCTTTTTAAAGGGCGCATCGATCGCATTGACAAGAGCGCTGACAATGAGATCATTCTATTAGATTACAAATTCAAAAGCGAATTGCAATTAGACAACATGAGTAAAAAACAAAGAGAAAACTTAAGCCCCATAGAAATCGCTCAAATCAGCCCCGATTATCAAATGGCTATCTATGCGTATGCCCTTAAAAATCTAGGCTATAAAGAGCCTATAAAAGCCTTTTTTTATGATTTGAGGAAGGGCGAGTTAGTGGAAGAAGATGGGCTTTATTTACAGGCTAAAATAAATCATTTAGTGTATTCTCTTATCCCCGAGCTCAAGGAAGAAATTGATTTTAAAAAAACTTCAGAGATTAAAAATTGTGAATATTGCTCCTTTAAAGATATGTGTAATCGTAATTTATGA
- a CDS encoding MFS transporter, giving the protein MNPQPATKKPLKSLLAASSGNLVEWYDFYAYAFLAPYFAKEFTHTNDPTLALISAFLVFMLGFFMRPLGSLFFGKLGDKKGRKTSMVYSIILMALGSFMLALLPTKEVVGEWAFLFLLLARLLQGFSVGGEYGVVATYLSELGKNGKKGFYGSFQYITLVGGQLLAIFSLFIVENIYTHEQISAFAWRYLFALGGILALLSLFLRNIMEETMDSETAPQKERGSLKELLHHKKALMIVFGLTMGGSLCFYTFTVYLKIFLTNSSSFSPKESSFIMLLALSYFIFLQPLCGMLADRIKRTQMLMVFAIAGLIVTPLVFYGIKHATSVYEALFYEMLALSAMSFYTCIAGVIKAELFPEHVRALGVGLAYAIANALFGGSASYIALEFKQHGFEVGFVGYVMLSIIIFMVMVIIFPKKTYLE; this is encoded by the coding sequence ATGAATCCCCAACCCGCCACCAAAAAACCCTTAAAATCTCTTTTAGCCGCTAGTTCAGGCAATTTAGTGGAATGGTATGACTTTTACGCTTATGCATTCCTTGCCCCTTATTTTGCTAAGGAATTTACCCACACTAATGACCCTACTTTAGCGCTAATCTCAGCTTTTTTAGTTTTCATGCTAGGGTTTTTCATGCGCCCTTTGGGGAGTTTGTTTTTTGGTAAATTGGGGGATAAAAAGGGGCGTAAAACCTCTATGGTGTATTCTATTATCCTTATGGCGCTAGGCTCTTTCATGCTGGCATTGCTCCCCACTAAAGAAGTCGTAGGGGAATGGGCGTTTTTATTTTTATTGTTAGCCAGGCTTTTGCAAGGCTTTAGCGTGGGAGGCGAATATGGCGTGGTCGCCACTTATCTCTCTGAATTGGGCAAGAATGGCAAAAAAGGTTTTTATGGCTCTTTTCAATACATAACTCTGGTTGGAGGGCAACTCTTAGCCATTTTTTCACTTTTTATCGTTGAAAATATTTACACGCATGAGCAAATCAGCGCGTTCGCTTGGCGTTATTTATTCGCTTTAGGGGGTATATTAGCCTTACTCTCGCTCTTTTTAAGAAATATCATGGAAGAAACTATGGATAGCGAAACAGCTCCCCAAAAAGAAAGGGGCAGTTTAAAGGAATTGCTCCACCATAAAAAAGCCTTAATGATAGTCTTTGGGCTAACTATGGGAGGGAGTTTGTGTTTCTATACTTTTACGGTGTATTTAAAAATCTTTTTAACTAATAGTTCGTCATTTAGCCCTAAAGAAAGCAGTTTTATCATGCTTTTAGCGCTCAGTTATTTTATATTCTTACAGCCCTTATGCGGGATGCTTGCAGACAGGATCAAACGCACCCAAATGTTGATGGTTTTTGCTATCGCAGGGCTTATTGTAACGCCCCTTGTCTTTTATGGTATCAAGCATGCCACTAGCGTGTATGAAGCCCTATTTTATGAAATGCTTGCATTGAGTGCGATGAGTTTTTACACTTGTATTGCTGGGGTCATTAAGGCGGAATTATTCCCTGAACATGTGCGAGCGCTTGGCGTGGGCCTGGCTTATGCGATTGCAAATGCACTTTTTGGGGGGAGTGCGAGCTATATAGCGTTAGAATTCAAACAACATGGTTTTGAAGTGGGGTTTGTGGGCTATGTCATGTTGAGCATTATTATTTTTATGGTTATGGTTATCATATTCCCTAAAAAAACCTATTTGGAATAA
- a CDS encoding bifunctional riboflavin kinase/FAD synthetase produces MLNFLSISSEPEIKSLAIGKFDGLHLGHQALFKELKDPKALLVIEKKHYTKGYLTPLKYRAKLVNMPLFFVYLEEISRLNALDFLELLKKKFPNLERLVVGYDFKFGYQRQNDALFLKEHFKESIIVPEVKVQNISVHSKTIRLALDHGDLALANKLLGRPYEVCGEVIKGQGLGHKELAPTLNIKTKDFILPSFGVYASLVKIKDQTYQKSVSFIGNRLSADQNFAIECHAIDTIIENPPQELALRWVEKIRDNMHFHSLKELKNQIQQDILMAKEILR; encoded by the coding sequence ATGTTGAATTTTTTATCCATTTCAAGCGAGCCTGAAATTAAAAGCTTAGCGATCGGTAAATTTGACGGCTTGCATTTAGGGCATCAGGCTCTTTTTAAAGAATTAAAAGATCCTAAAGCCCTTTTAGTCATAGAAAAAAAACATTACACTAAAGGCTATTTAACCCCCCTAAAATACCGCGCTAAACTCGTGAACATGCCTTTATTTTTTGTGTATTTAGAAGAGATTTCACGCTTAAACGCTCTGGATTTTTTAGAACTTTTAAAAAAGAAATTCCCCAATTTAGAACGCTTGGTGGTGGGCTATGATTTCAAGTTTGGATACCAACGCCAAAATGACGCTTTATTTTTAAAAGAGCATTTTAAAGAAAGCATTATTGTGCCTGAAGTGAAAGTCCAAAACATTAGCGTGCATTCTAAAACCATAAGACTGGCCCTAGATCATGGCGATTTGGCTTTAGCCAACAAGCTTTTAGGCAGGCCTTATGAAGTGTGCGGGGAAGTCATTAAGGGGCAAGGTTTGGGGCATAAAGAATTAGCGCCCACTTTAAATATAAAAACCAAAGATTTTATCCTCCCTAGCTTTGGGGTGTATGCGAGTTTGGTGAAAATAAAAGATCAAACCTATCAAAAAAGCGTGAGTTTTATAGGCAATCGCTTAAGCGCGGATCAAAACTTCGCCATAGAATGCCATGCAATTGATACTATCATAGAAAACCCGCCCCAAGAACTCGCTTTGCGTTGGGTTGAAAAAATACGAGACAACATGCATTTTCATTCCTTAAAAGAGCTTAAAAACCAGATCCAACAAGACATCTTAATGGCCAAAGAGATTTTGAGGTAA